One genomic window of Salmo salar chromosome ssa12, Ssal_v3.1, whole genome shotgun sequence includes the following:
- the stk38b gene encoding serine/threonine kinase 38b yields MATRGHSSCSSMSNHTKERVTMAKVTLENFYSNLISQHEEREMRQQKLERVMDEEGLPDEEKCMRRSQHARKETEFLRLKRTRLGLEDFESLKVIGRGAFGEVRLVQKKDTGHVYAMKILRKADMLEKEQVGHIRAERDILVQADSLWVVKMFYSFQDKMNLYLLMEFLPGGDMMTLLMKKDTLSEEETQFYVAETVLAIDSIHQMGFIHRDIKPDNVLLDSKGHVKLSDFGLCTGLKKAHRTEFYRNLNHSVSNDFTSQYMNSKRKAETWKRNRRQLAFSTVGTPDYIAPEVFMQTGYNKLCDWWSLGVIMYEMLIGYPPFCSETPQETYKKVMNWKETLVFPPEVPISERAKELILRFCCEGDHRIGATGVEEIKRNPFFEGVDYDHIRERPAAIPVEIKSIDDTSNFDEFPESDILSPTAAAAPTKSPAAAAAAEADYKNKDWVFINYTYKRFEGLTARGAIPSYMKGSKR; encoded by the exons ATGGCGACGAGGGGTCATTCCTCTTGCTCCTCAATGAGTAACCACACCAAGGAGAGAGTGACCATGGCTAAGGTGACCCTGGAGAACTTCTACAGTAACCTGATATCCCagcatgaggagagagagatgag GCAACAGAAGCTGGAGAGGGTGATGGATGAGGAGGGACTGCCTGATGAGGAG AAGTGTATGCGGCGCTCCCAGCACGCACGTAAGGAGACAGAGTTCCTGAGGCTGAAGAGAACCAGGCTGGGATTGGAAGACTTTGAGTCCCTCAAGGTGATTGGTCGAGGAGCCTTTGGAGAG GTGCGTCTTGTTCAGAAGAAGGACACAGGTCATGTCTATGCCATGAAGATCCTGCGCAAGGCTGACAtgctggagaaggaacag GTGGGCCATATCCGGGCTGAGAGGGACATCCTGGTGCAGGCAGACAGTCTGTGGGTggtcaaaatgttctacagcttcCAGGACAAGATGAACCTCTACCTACTCATGGAGTTCCtacctggag GTGACATGATGACGTTGCTGATGAAGAAGGATACTCTGTCAGAGGAGGAGACTCAGTTCTATGTGGCTGAGACGGTCCTGGCCATAGACTCGATACACCAGATGGGCTTCATACACAGAGACATCAAACCTGACAATGTACTGCTGGACTCTAAG ggccaTGTGAAGCTATCAGACTTCGGCTTGTGTACAGGGTTGAAGAAGGCCCATCGGACAGAGTTCTACAGGAACCTCAACCACAGCGTTTCCAACGACTTCA CATCTCAGTACATGAACTCCAAGAGGAAAGCAGAGACCTGGAAGAGGAACAGACGACAGCTG GCTTTCTCCACTGTGGGAACTCCAGACTACATCGCCCCGGAAGTGTTCATGCAGACCGGATACAACAAGCTCTGTGATTGGTGGAGCCTGGGGGTCATCATGTACGAGATGCTGATTG GCTACCCCCCGTTCTGTTCAGAGACACCCCAGGAGACATATAAGAAGGTGATGAATTGGAAGGAGACTCTGGTGTTCCCTCCGGAAGTCCCCATCTCAGAGAGGGCCAAGGAACTCATCCTCAG GTTCTGCTGTGAGGGAGATCATCGGATCGGGGCGACGGGGGTGGAGGAGATCAAGAGAAACCCATTCTTTGAGGGAGTCGATTACGACCACATCAG GGAGAGACCTGCAGCGATCCCCGTGGAGATCAAAAGCATAGACGACACGTCGAACTTCGACGAGTTCCCTGAGTCAGACATCCTCTCACCCACAG ctgcaGCAGCACCTACCAAgtctccagcagcagcagcagcagctgaggcTGACTATAAAAATAAAGACTGGGTCTTCATCAACTACACCTACAAGCGATTCGAGGGCCTGACAGCCAGGGGAGCCATCCCTTCCTACATGAAGGGAAGCAAGAGATGA
- the kctd20 gene encoding BTB/POZ domain-containing protein KCTD20 isoform X2, translated as MAARPDFQREGRGEKNLSPLSRLPHERVTLMVDGTHFVVDPALFTAHPDTMLGRMFGPARHFTRPNAKGEYEIAEGIGASIFKVVLDFYKGGILQCPEGVSVSELREACDYLCINFDYSTVRCRDLSALLHELSNDGAKRQFDVFLEELVVPVMVSSAQEGERECHIVVLTDDDIVDWDHDNPPPMGEEYSQILYSTKLYRFFKYIENRDVAKALLKERGLKNIRIGIEGYPTCKEKVKRRPGGRSEVIYNYVQRPFIQLSWEKEEGKSRHVDFQCVRSKSVPNLIASLGEPTRPAATLNPQVDELDRLISPDPRPPVSGPTPTHQ; from the exons ATGGCAGCACGTCCAGACTTCCAACGTGAGGGGAGGGGCGAGAAGaacctgtctcccctgtctcgcCTCCCCCATGAGCGGGTGACCCTGATGGTGGACGGGACTCACTTTGTGGTGGACCCCGCCCTGTTCACCGCCCACCCTGACACCATGCTGGGGAG GATGTTTGGTCCTGCCCGTCACTTCACGCGGCCAAACGCCAAGGGAGAGTATGAGATCGCTGAGGGAATCGGAGCCAGCATATTCAAAGTCGTCCTG GACTTTTACAAAGGGGGTATCCTGCAGTGTCCAGAGGGGGTGTCAGTGTCGGAGCTCAGAGAAGCGTGTGACTACCTCTGTATTAACTTTGACTACAGTACCGTCAGGTGCCGAGACCTCA GTGCGTTGCTGCATGAGCTGTCCAACGACGGTGCTAAGCGTCAGTTTGATGTCTTCCTAGAGGAGCTAGTTGTCCCAGTGATGGTGTCCAGTGctcaggagggggagagggagtgtcACATCGTAGTTCTCACAGATGATGACATAGTGGATTGGGACCATGACAACCCTCCACCCATGGGAGAGGAGTACTCACAGA TTCTGTACAGCACCAAACTCTACCGCTTCTTCAAGTACATAGAGAACAGAGATGTGGCCAAAGCACTGTTAAAGGAGAGAGGACTGAAGAACATTCGCATCGGCATTGAGG GGTACCCTACCTGTAAGGAGAAGGTGAAGCGCCGTCCCGGTGGGAGGTCAGAGGTCATCTATAACTACGTGCAGCGGCCCTTCATCCAGCTGTCCTgggagaaggaggaagggaagagtCGACACGTGGACTTCCAGTGTGTCCGAAGCAAGAGTGTCCCCAACCTCATCGCCTCACTGGGGGAGCCAACACGACCCGCAGCCACACTCAACCCGCAGGTCGATGAGCTGGATAGGCTGATCAGCCCTGATCCCCGCCCCCCAGTCTCaggccccacccccacccaccaatGA
- the kctd20 gene encoding BTB/POZ domain-containing protein KCTD20 isoform X1: MAARPDFQREGRGEKNLSPLSRLPHERVTLMVDGTHFVVDPALFTAHPDTMLGRMFGPARHFTRPNAKGEYEIAEGIGASIFKVVLDFYKGGILQCPEGVSVSELREACDYLCINFDYSTVRCRDLSALLHELSNDGAKRQFDVFLEELVVPVMVSSAQEGERECHIVVLTDDDIVDWDHDNPPPMGEEYSQILYSTKLYRFFKYIENRDVAKALLKERGLKNIRIGIEGILNMMCVWSSCIPGYPTCKEKVKRRPGGRSEVIYNYVQRPFIQLSWEKEEGKSRHVDFQCVRSKSVPNLIASLGEPTRPAATLNPQVDELDRLISPDPRPPVSGPTPTHQ; this comes from the exons ATGGCAGCACGTCCAGACTTCCAACGTGAGGGGAGGGGCGAGAAGaacctgtctcccctgtctcgcCTCCCCCATGAGCGGGTGACCCTGATGGTGGACGGGACTCACTTTGTGGTGGACCCCGCCCTGTTCACCGCCCACCCTGACACCATGCTGGGGAG GATGTTTGGTCCTGCCCGTCACTTCACGCGGCCAAACGCCAAGGGAGAGTATGAGATCGCTGAGGGAATCGGAGCCAGCATATTCAAAGTCGTCCTG GACTTTTACAAAGGGGGTATCCTGCAGTGTCCAGAGGGGGTGTCAGTGTCGGAGCTCAGAGAAGCGTGTGACTACCTCTGTATTAACTTTGACTACAGTACCGTCAGGTGCCGAGACCTCA GTGCGTTGCTGCATGAGCTGTCCAACGACGGTGCTAAGCGTCAGTTTGATGTCTTCCTAGAGGAGCTAGTTGTCCCAGTGATGGTGTCCAGTGctcaggagggggagagggagtgtcACATCGTAGTTCTCACAGATGATGACATAGTGGATTGGGACCATGACAACCCTCCACCCATGGGAGAGGAGTACTCACAGA TTCTGTACAGCACCAAACTCTACCGCTTCTTCAAGTACATAGAGAACAGAGATGTGGCCAAAGCACTGTTAAAGGAGAGAGGACTGAAGAACATTCGCATCGGCATTGAGG GGATACTGAACATGATGTGCGTCTGGTCCTCATGTATCCCAGGGTACCCTACCTGTAAGGAGAAGGTGAAGCGCCGTCCCGGTGGGAGGTCAGAGGTCATCTATAACTACGTGCAGCGGCCCTTCATCCAGCTGTCCTgggagaaggaggaagggaagagtCGACACGTGGACTTCCAGTGTGTCCGAAGCAAGAGTGTCCCCAACCTCATCGCCTCACTGGGGGAGCCAACACGACCCGCAGCCACACTCAACCCGCAGGTCGATGAGCTGGATAGGCTGATCAGCCCTGATCCCCGCCCCCCAGTCTCaggccccacccccacccaccaatGA